A single genomic interval of Nonomuraea rubra harbors:
- the mdcH gene encoding malonate decarboxylase subunit epsilon: MKVAFLYPGQGTQRPGMLHDLPAHPAVAETLAEAEHVLPGSSLQDGAEALRSSVTTQVALCIAGVAATRALDREGATPDAVAGHSAGAFPAAVASGALTFAEALTAVRKRGELMRDAYPRGYGMAAVLGLSVPQVRRVVAKVATEAGPAYVAVIDSDQQVVVAGGTHALERLAATAAEAGARHVQRLDIAVPSHCPLLAGVADAMTDHLAAVPRRRLTVPYLSDSTGRLLHDAGAVLDDLARGVATTVRWRDVTALLGELGTTLFVQTPPGHVLARLARAAHPDARVVALAGTRIADVVFLARRARRAPQKHDPVKGEGR, from the coding sequence ATGAAGGTCGCCTTCCTCTACCCCGGCCAGGGCACCCAGCGCCCCGGGATGCTGCACGACCTGCCGGCCCATCCGGCCGTCGCCGAGACCCTCGCCGAAGCCGAACACGTCCTGCCCGGCTCGTCCCTCCAGGACGGCGCGGAGGCGCTGAGATCGTCCGTCACCACGCAGGTCGCGCTCTGCATCGCCGGGGTGGCCGCGACCCGCGCCCTCGATCGTGAAGGCGCCACGCCCGACGCCGTGGCCGGCCACTCCGCCGGGGCGTTCCCCGCCGCCGTCGCCTCCGGGGCCCTGACCTTCGCCGAAGCTCTCACGGCCGTGCGTAAACGCGGCGAGTTGATGCGGGACGCGTATCCCCGCGGGTACGGCATGGCCGCCGTCCTCGGCCTGAGCGTGCCCCAGGTGCGCCGCGTGGTGGCGAAGGTGGCGACCGAGGCCGGCCCGGCGTACGTCGCCGTCATCGACTCCGACCAGCAGGTCGTGGTCGCGGGCGGGACGCACGCGCTGGAACGCCTCGCGGCGACGGCTGCCGAGGCCGGCGCGCGGCACGTACAGCGCCTGGACATCGCCGTCCCCTCGCACTGTCCGTTGCTCGCCGGCGTCGCCGACGCCATGACGGACCACCTCGCCGCGGTACCGCGGCGTCGCCTCACCGTTCCGTACCTCAGCGACTCCACGGGCAGGCTGCTCCACGACGCCGGCGCCGTCTTGGACGACCTTGCGCGCGGCGTCGCCACCACGGTGCGATGGCGCGACGTCACCGCTCTGCTCGGCGAACTCGGCACCACCCTGTTCGTCCAGACACCGCCAGGACACGTCCTGGCCCGGCTCGCCCGCGCGGCCCACCCGGACGCGCGGGTCGTGGCTCTGGCCGGCACCCGCATCGCTGATGTGGTGTTCCTCGCCCGCCGTGCCCGGCGAGCACCTCAGAAACACGATCCGGTCAAGGGGGAAGGACGATGA
- a CDS encoding SDR family NAD(P)-dependent oxidoreductase gives MTGAISGIGQATACEMARQGAGVFFCGRREEPGHRHERAIRDFGGEAAYLRADVSKEADVSKEADVQAFVNACVRRRGWGGVG, from the coding sequence ATCACCGGCGCGATCTCAGGCATCGGCCAGGCGACCGCCTGCGAGATGGCCAGGCAGGGGGCAGGTGTGTTCTTCTGCGGACGCAGAGAGGAACCGGGCCACCGCCACGAACGGGCGATCAGGGACTTCGGCGGCGAGGCGGCGTACCTGCGGGCCGACGTGTCGAAGGAAGCCGACGTGTCGAAGGAAGCCGACGTGCAGGCGTTCGTCAACGCCTGCGTACGCCGACGCGGGTGGGGTGGGGTGGGGTGA
- a CDS encoding TetR/AcrR family transcriptional regulator translates to MSELEKGPTGRRRGRGARERILSASQQLFREQGINRTGMDQLCAAAQVSKRTAYQHFTGKDELVAEYLRRFDPSVLSGVFDRTDLTPRERLLAAFDVPPTTPLCPYIGAAVELHDPQHPASQYARDYKKAVAARLADTAREAGAAEPEQLGEQLALLIDGAAARTRVLDADAFPTAAAIAAVLIDNAIPASSPRQSSDDRGTTGSAPVPVGGR, encoded by the coding sequence ATGTCGGAGTTGGAGAAGGGCCCCACGGGCCGCCGCCGCGGCCGGGGCGCCCGCGAGCGCATCCTCAGCGCGTCCCAGCAGCTGTTCCGCGAGCAGGGCATCAACCGCACCGGCATGGACCAGCTCTGCGCGGCGGCCCAGGTGTCCAAGCGCACGGCCTACCAGCACTTCACCGGCAAGGACGAACTCGTCGCCGAGTACCTGCGCCGGTTCGACCCCTCCGTTCTGTCCGGCGTGTTCGACCGCACCGACCTCACGCCCCGCGAACGGCTCCTCGCCGCCTTCGACGTCCCTCCCACCACCCCCCTGTGCCCCTACATCGGCGCCGCCGTCGAACTCCACGACCCCCAGCACCCCGCATCCCAGTACGCGCGCGACTACAAGAAAGCCGTCGCCGCGCGGCTGGCCGACACCGCCCGCGAAGCCGGCGCCGCCGAGCCTGAACAGCTCGGCGAGCAGCTCGCGCTGCTCATCGACGGCGCCGCGGCCCGGACCCGGGTTCTCGACGCCGACGCCTTTCCCACCGCCGCCGCCATCGCCGCCGTCCTCATCGACAACGCCATCCCCGCGTCATCTCCTCGGCAGTCCAGCGACGACCGCGGAACCACCGGGTCTGCTCCCGTTCCGGTGGGAGGCCGATGA
- a CDS encoding SDR family NAD(P)-dependent oxidoreductase, giving the protein MGKLDGKVAVITGGTTGMALAGAKLFVDEGAHVFITGRRQDALDEAVKQIGRNVTGVQGDAADLDDLDRLYDTVKREKGSLDVLWASAGGGEPALLGEITEAQFDTWFGLNARGTLFTVQKALPLFNDGGSILMTGSNASLGAFPGWSVYAGSKAVQQAWARVWLNELKDRRIRVNVLTPGQVATAKQEELFDEATKRQFESLIPRGRMGRPGEIATAALFLASDDSSYVNGMELVADGGTTAI; this is encoded by the coding sequence ATGGGAAAGCTTGACGGCAAGGTAGCGGTCATCACCGGCGGCACCACCGGCATGGCGCTGGCCGGCGCGAAGCTGTTCGTCGACGAGGGAGCGCACGTCTTCATCACCGGCCGCCGCCAGGACGCCCTGGACGAGGCCGTGAAGCAGATCGGCCGCAACGTCACCGGCGTCCAGGGCGACGCCGCCGACCTGGACGACCTGGACCGCCTCTACGACACTGTCAAGCGGGAGAAGGGCAGCCTCGACGTGCTGTGGGCCAGCGCCGGCGGAGGCGAGCCCGCCCTGCTCGGCGAGATCACCGAGGCCCAGTTCGACACCTGGTTCGGGCTCAATGCCCGCGGCACCCTGTTCACCGTCCAGAAGGCCCTCCCGCTCTTCAACGACGGCGGCTCCATCCTCATGACCGGCTCCAACGCCTCCCTCGGCGCCTTCCCCGGCTGGAGCGTCTACGCCGGCAGCAAGGCCGTCCAGCAGGCCTGGGCCCGCGTCTGGCTCAACGAGCTCAAGGACCGCCGCATCCGCGTCAACGTCCTGACCCCCGGCCAGGTCGCCACCGCCAAGCAGGAAGAACTCTTCGACGAGGCCACCAAGCGCCAGTTCGAGTCCCTCATCCCCCGCGGCCGGATGGGCCGTCCCGGCGAAATCGCCACCGCCGCCCTCTTCCTCGCCTCCGACGACTCCAGCTACGTCAACGGCATGGAACTCGTCGCCGACGGCGGCACCACCGCCATCTGA
- a CDS encoding NADPH-dependent F420 reductase, whose translation MSTISIIGTGNMARTIGARAVAGGNTVEVMGRDQSKAADLAKALGGGATTGEWGTAPAGDIVIVALLYDGVVPVVAQYGDALVGKVIVDISNPFNATFDGLAHREETSIAQEVAKAAPAGASVVKAFNTIFRHVLEKGRPDVFIAGDNAQAKASVEAFVESLGLRPLDVGGLKMAHWLEGAGVVTVGLANHGVGSLDFSLSITEVPV comes from the coding sequence ATGAGCACCATCAGCATCATCGGCACCGGGAACATGGCCCGCACCATCGGAGCGCGGGCCGTAGCGGGTGGCAACACCGTCGAGGTCATGGGCCGCGATCAGTCCAAGGCCGCCGACCTGGCCAAGGCTCTCGGCGGCGGCGCCACGACGGGAGAATGGGGCACCGCCCCGGCCGGGGACATCGTCATCGTGGCCCTGTTGTACGACGGCGTCGTGCCGGTCGTCGCCCAGTACGGAGACGCTCTCGTGGGCAAGGTCATCGTCGACATCAGCAATCCCTTCAACGCCACGTTCGACGGGCTGGCCCACCGCGAGGAGACCTCGATCGCGCAGGAAGTCGCCAAGGCGGCCCCGGCCGGCGCCAGCGTGGTGAAGGCGTTCAACACCATCTTCCGCCATGTCCTGGAGAAGGGGCGGCCCGACGTCTTCATCGCTGGCGACAATGCGCAGGCCAAGGCAAGCGTGGAGGCGTTCGTCGAGAGCCTCGGGCTGCGCCCGCTGGACGTCGGCGGCCTGAAAATGGCGCACTGGCTGGAAGGAGCGGGCGTGGTCACGGTGGGCCTCGCCAACCACGGGGTGGGGAGCTTGGACTTCTCCCTCAGCATCACCGAAGTTCCCGTCTGA
- a CDS encoding SDR family NAD(P)-dependent oxidoreductase yields MTKTLEHQQPLGSGFTAFTTTDEVLAGIDLTGKNVIITGGHSGLGLASTEALSKAGASVTVAARDTNAAAAAVAGIDGVQVEQLDLLTPQSIDAFAAAYVSSGRPLHVLINNATAVSRELVVDARGYEATFAVAYLGHFQLTLGLLPALRAARGARVVNVASGSHRLTDIRWDDLNFTGGYDSNLAYGQSKTALILFATELDRRWATDGIRGYSLHPGISVATSLHKESGSLYDLAQLRALGLIGGDDQPIIDPEREKKTPRQAAATIVFAAASPLLDGIGGVYLKNCDIAPVDSRPLTPEMLAAGDISTDLAPYAADPASARRLWALAERLLAGSVQ; encoded by the coding sequence ATGACCAAGACCTTGGAACATCAGCAGCCGCTCGGCTCGGGCTTCACCGCGTTCACCACCACCGATGAAGTCCTCGCCGGCATCGACCTGACAGGCAAGAACGTCATCATCACCGGGGGCCACAGCGGCCTCGGACTGGCGAGCACCGAGGCACTCAGCAAGGCCGGCGCTTCCGTCACCGTAGCGGCCCGCGACACCAACGCCGCGGCCGCCGCGGTGGCGGGCATCGACGGGGTCCAGGTCGAGCAGCTGGACCTGCTCACCCCGCAGTCGATCGACGCCTTCGCCGCCGCCTACGTGAGCTCCGGCCGGCCGCTGCACGTCCTGATCAACAACGCGACTGCCGTCAGCCGTGAGCTCGTCGTGGATGCGCGCGGCTACGAAGCCACCTTCGCCGTCGCCTACCTCGGCCACTTCCAGCTGACCCTCGGCCTGCTCCCCGCCCTGCGCGCCGCCCGCGGCGCCCGGGTCGTCAACGTGGCCTCCGGCAGCCACCGCCTTACCGACATCCGCTGGGACGACCTGAACTTCACCGGCGGCTACGACAGCAACCTCGCATACGGCCAGTCCAAGACCGCCCTGATCCTGTTCGCCACCGAACTGGATCGCCGCTGGGCCACCGACGGCATCCGCGGTTACAGCCTGCACCCGGGCATTTCCGTAGCCACGTCCCTGCACAAGGAGTCCGGATCGCTCTACGACCTGGCCCAGTTGCGGGCCCTGGGTCTGATCGGCGGCGACGACCAGCCGATCATCGACCCCGAGCGCGAAAAGAAGACCCCGCGGCAGGCCGCGGCCACGATCGTGTTCGCGGCGGCCAGTCCTCTGCTCGACGGCATCGGCGGCGTCTACCTGAAGAACTGCGACATCGCCCCGGTCGACAGTCGCCCCCTCACCCCGGAGATGCTCGCCGCCGGCGACATCAGCACCGACCTCGCTCCGTACGCCGCCGACCCCGCCTCGGCCCGCCGCCTGTGGGCTCTTGCGGAACGTCTCTTGGCGGGGTCTGTCCAGTAG
- a CDS encoding helix-turn-helix domain-containing protein, producing MDTRSQISEFLTSRRAKISPQQAGLSSYGTRRVPGLRRTEVAQLAGVSVEYYSRLERGDLSGASDHVLSALARALQLNDEERIHLEDLARAAGPRPRRRRRPAPSQVRPSVQRLLDSMTGAPAFVKNGLCDVLATNALGRALLAPMFDAARGAIPNHARFTFFDPRSHQFWGDWDGAADVTVALLHAQAGRDPYDKDLTDLIGELSTRSDDFRVRWARHDVRQHHLGRKSVRHPVVGDLHLTYESLDLATDGLTLVAYGAQPATDADDKLRLLASWATTLDHATAPRTPTAAPPPTTAGPTTAPPPSASAV from the coding sequence GTGGACACCCGCAGCCAGATCAGTGAGTTCCTGACCTCCCGGCGCGCCAAGATCAGCCCGCAACAGGCCGGGTTGTCCTCCTACGGCACCCGCCGGGTGCCCGGACTGCGCCGTACCGAAGTCGCCCAGCTGGCCGGAGTGAGCGTGGAGTACTACTCCCGCCTGGAACGCGGCGACCTGTCAGGGGCATCCGACCACGTCCTGAGCGCCCTGGCCCGCGCGCTGCAGCTCAACGACGAAGAACGCATCCATCTGGAGGATCTTGCCCGTGCCGCGGGCCCTCGTCCGCGGCGGCGGCGCCGCCCCGCCCCCAGCCAGGTGCGGCCCTCGGTCCAGCGGCTCCTGGACTCCATGACGGGCGCCCCGGCATTCGTCAAGAACGGCCTCTGCGACGTCCTGGCCACCAACGCTCTCGGCCGTGCCCTGTTGGCACCCATGTTCGACGCAGCCCGCGGCGCCATCCCCAATCACGCCCGGTTCACCTTCTTCGACCCCCGCTCCCACCAGTTCTGGGGCGACTGGGACGGCGCCGCCGACGTCACCGTCGCCCTCCTGCACGCCCAGGCCGGCCGCGACCCCTACGACAAGGACCTCACCGACCTCATCGGCGAGTTGTCCACCCGCAGCGACGACTTCCGCGTCCGCTGGGCCCGCCACGACGTACGCCAGCACCACCTCGGCCGCAAATCGGTCCGCCATCCCGTGGTCGGTGACCTCCACCTCACCTACGAATCCCTGGACCTGGCCACCGACGGCCTCACCCTGGTCGCCTACGGCGCCCAGCCCGCAACTGATGCCGACGACAAACTCCGCCTCCTCGCCAGCTGGGCCACCACACTCGACCACGCCACCGCCCCCCGCACGCCGACCGCGGCACCGCCGCCAACGACCGCCGGCCCCACCACCGCGCCGCCGCCCTCGGCCTCCGCCGTCTGA
- a CDS encoding (2Fe-2S)-binding protein — translation METAHGGALSLTVNGRRHQVTIDNRTSLLDLLRERLALPGTKKGCDQGACGACTVLVDGRRVNACLTLAVRCQDAEVTTIEGLASGDGEPHALQRTFVEQDAFQCGYCTPGQIMSGVACIREGHTGSREEIREWMSGNLCRCGCYVKIVNAIAQTARAGRS, via the coding sequence ATGGAGACAGCCCACGGCGGCGCCCTGTCGTTGACCGTGAACGGGCGACGGCACCAGGTGACGATCGACAACCGCACGTCGCTGCTGGATCTGCTGCGCGAGCGGCTGGCCTTACCCGGCACCAAGAAGGGCTGCGATCAGGGCGCGTGCGGTGCGTGCACGGTGCTGGTGGACGGCCGCCGCGTCAACGCGTGCCTGACGCTGGCGGTGCGGTGCCAGGACGCCGAGGTCACCACGATCGAGGGCCTGGCCTCAGGCGACGGTGAGCCGCACGCGTTGCAGCGGACCTTCGTCGAGCAGGACGCCTTCCAGTGCGGCTACTGCACCCCGGGACAGATCATGTCCGGCGTGGCGTGCATCCGCGAGGGCCACACCGGCTCCCGGGAGGAGATCCGCGAGTGGATGAGCGGCAACCTCTGCCGCTGTGGCTGCTACGTCAAGATCGTCAACGCGATCGCGCAGACGGCGCGCGCGGGCAGGAGCTGA
- a CDS encoding FAD binding domain-containing protein, which yields MYPFVYTKPADTRAAITAGARGGRYIAGGTTLVDLMRETVERPDTLVDIGGLPLREVRATASGGLRIGALALMSDVAAHPRVRSAYPVVAQALELSASPQLRNMATIGGNLLQRTRCAYFRDVSAACNKRRPGSGCAALEGYNRSHAILGTSDACVAAHPSDLAVALVALNARVHLLGPDGERGLALTELLLRPGDTPDREHGLRPGELITAVEIPPHPRPLLSGYLKVRDRQSYEFALTSAAVVLHLSGGVIRDARIAAGGVGTVPWRLGAVERLLAGARPSEQLWARAAAVAADGARPLRHNAFKAELLKRTIERQLRTVGGTR from the coding sequence ATGTACCCGTTCGTCTACACCAAGCCGGCCGACACCCGTGCCGCGATCACGGCCGGAGCGCGCGGCGGGCGTTACATCGCCGGCGGCACGACGCTGGTCGACCTGATGCGCGAGACGGTGGAACGTCCTGACACGCTGGTCGACATCGGTGGCCTGCCGCTGCGGGAGGTACGGGCCACCGCGTCCGGCGGTCTGCGGATCGGCGCGCTGGCGCTCATGTCCGACGTCGCCGCGCACCCACGCGTGCGCAGCGCCTACCCGGTGGTGGCGCAGGCGCTGGAGCTGAGCGCGTCGCCACAGCTGCGGAACATGGCCACCATCGGCGGCAACCTCCTGCAGCGCACCCGCTGCGCCTACTTCCGTGACGTCAGTGCCGCCTGCAACAAGCGGCGGCCCGGGTCCGGGTGCGCCGCCCTGGAGGGGTACAACCGCTCGCACGCGATCCTGGGAACGTCGGACGCGTGTGTGGCGGCCCATCCATCCGATCTGGCCGTGGCCTTGGTGGCGCTGAACGCCCGCGTGCACCTGCTGGGCCCTGACGGGGAGCGGGGCCTCGCCCTGACCGAGCTCCTGCTGCGGCCCGGTGACACGCCCGACCGCGAGCACGGCCTGCGGCCCGGCGAGCTGATCACCGCCGTGGAGATCCCGCCGCACCCGCGCCCCCTGCTCTCGGGCTACCTGAAGGTCCGCGACCGGCAGTCGTACGAGTTCGCGCTCACCTCCGCCGCCGTCGTGCTGCACCTGTCCGGCGGTGTCATCCGGGACGCCCGGATCGCCGCCGGCGGGGTGGGCACGGTGCCGTGGCGGCTCGGCGCGGTGGAGCGGCTGCTGGCAGGCGCCCGTCCCTCCGAGCAGTTGTGGGCGCGGGCCGCGGCGGTCGCGGCGGACGGCGCGCGCCCGCTGCGCCACAACGCCTTCAAGGCGGAACTCCTCAAACGCACCATCGAACGTCAGCTACGCACGGTGGGAGGAACGCGATGA
- a CDS encoding xanthine dehydrogenase family protein molybdopterin-binding subunit — protein sequence MTRPAAGAPLSRVDGWLKVTGQAAYAAEHDAHGAVRDVAHGVIVTSTTGRGRINGIDTRGAGALPGVLTVISHLNAPKLPYQPFRGMPDPAAGGGERLRVFQDDRVRFFGQPVAVVVAETLEVARHAAALVRIGYDGEPPATDLAFPAGPPNKQENYQRGDVETALRQAHTRLTQTYRLPREQHHPMETHATIAHWNGDRLTLWDKTQNVLNTRADLAAVFGIPPESIRVISPFVGGAFGSALRAWPHVTIAALAARQVRRPVKVVLTREQMFTGTGHRPVTDYTLTLAAGQDGRLTAAVHDISAATSTYEDYRESLTVQGRMLYATSNVRQTYRSIPLDIGTPTYMRGPGAATAAFAIECAMDELAHELGIDPIDLRLRNEPGRDPSTGAPFSTRRLGECLRIGSRTVGWDDRDPEPRSARDGNWLLGTGVAVASYHTLRAPAQALARLDADGNAIVQCATSDMGPGTYTSMTQVAADALGLPMAGVRFQLGDSTMPQSPPHGGSLTMASVGSAVQDTCDKLRLQAIRLAVEDPGSPLHGVSASDVAVENGRLHLRDNPERGETYRQLLARAGLSHLETPGGYTPGDEVERFSTHAYGAVFAQVAVDESLGLVRIRRVLGVYDAGRIINPKLAESQAIGGMAGGIGMALLEHAVTDPRDGRIVNANLADYLVPVNADVPDVNAIYLRGDDRTADPIGVKGLGEVVIVGVAPAIANAVFHATGRRIRSLPITIEALL from the coding sequence ATGACCCGGCCCGCGGCGGGAGCGCCACTGTCCCGGGTGGACGGGTGGCTGAAGGTGACCGGCCAGGCCGCCTACGCCGCCGAGCACGACGCCCACGGCGCCGTACGCGACGTCGCCCACGGCGTGATCGTCACCAGCACCACAGGAAGGGGACGCATCAACGGGATCGACACCCGGGGCGCCGGCGCCCTGCCCGGCGTGCTCACCGTGATCAGCCATCTGAACGCGCCGAAACTGCCCTACCAGCCCTTCCGCGGCATGCCCGACCCCGCCGCGGGAGGGGGTGAGCGCCTGCGGGTCTTCCAGGACGACCGGGTCAGGTTCTTCGGCCAGCCCGTCGCCGTCGTGGTGGCCGAAACCCTGGAGGTCGCCCGGCACGCGGCGGCACTGGTGCGGATCGGCTACGACGGCGAGCCGCCCGCGACCGATCTGGCCTTCCCGGCGGGCCCGCCCAACAAGCAGGAGAACTACCAGCGGGGCGACGTCGAGACGGCGCTGCGGCAGGCACACACGCGGCTGACGCAGACCTACCGCCTCCCGCGTGAGCAGCACCATCCGATGGAGACCCACGCCACCATCGCGCACTGGAACGGCGACCGGCTCACGCTGTGGGACAAGACCCAGAACGTCCTCAACACCCGGGCCGACCTCGCCGCCGTGTTCGGCATCCCGCCCGAGTCGATCCGGGTCATCTCACCGTTCGTCGGCGGTGCGTTCGGCAGTGCGCTGCGAGCCTGGCCACACGTCACCATCGCCGCGCTGGCCGCCCGCCAGGTGCGCCGCCCGGTGAAGGTCGTCCTGACCCGCGAGCAGATGTTCACCGGAACGGGACACCGCCCCGTCACCGACTACACGCTCACCCTCGCCGCCGGCCAGGACGGCCGGCTCACCGCCGCCGTGCACGACATCAGCGCCGCGACCTCCACCTACGAGGACTACCGGGAGTCCCTGACCGTCCAGGGCCGGATGTTGTACGCCACGTCCAACGTCCGCCAGACCTACCGGTCGATCCCCCTGGACATCGGCACCCCCACCTACATGCGCGGCCCCGGGGCGGCCACCGCCGCGTTCGCCATCGAGTGCGCCATGGACGAGCTCGCCCACGAGCTCGGCATCGACCCGATCGACCTGCGCCTGCGCAACGAGCCCGGCCGGGATCCGAGCACCGGGGCGCCGTTCTCCACCCGGCGGCTGGGCGAGTGCCTGCGCATCGGCTCCCGCACCGTCGGCTGGGACGACCGCGATCCCGAGCCACGCTCAGCCCGCGACGGCAACTGGCTGCTCGGCACCGGCGTCGCGGTAGCCTCCTACCACACCCTGCGCGCCCCGGCCCAGGCCCTGGCCCGGCTCGACGCCGACGGCAACGCGATCGTCCAGTGCGCGACCTCCGACATGGGACCCGGCACCTACACCTCCATGACTCAGGTCGCCGCCGACGCACTCGGCCTCCCCATGGCCGGCGTGCGGTTCCAGCTCGGCGACTCGACCATGCCGCAGTCCCCGCCCCACGGCGGCTCCCTGACCATGGCCAGCGTCGGCTCCGCCGTCCAGGACACCTGTGACAAGCTCCGCCTGCAGGCCATCCGGCTCGCCGTCGAGGACCCTGGCTCACCTCTGCACGGAGTTTCGGCCAGCGACGTCGCCGTCGAGAACGGCCGCCTGCACCTGCGCGACAATCCCGAACGCGGCGAGACCTACCGGCAACTGCTGGCCCGCGCCGGCCTCTCCCACCTGGAGACGCCCGGCGGGTACACCCCCGGGGACGAGGTGGAACGGTTCTCCACGCACGCCTACGGCGCGGTGTTCGCCCAGGTCGCCGTCGACGAAAGCCTCGGCCTGGTACGTATCCGGCGGGTGCTCGGCGTGTACGACGCGGGCCGCATCATCAACCCCAAGCTCGCCGAGAGCCAGGCCATCGGCGGCATGGCCGGCGGCATCGGCATGGCCCTGCTGGAGCACGCCGTCACCGACCCGCGCGACGGCCGCATCGTCAACGCGAACCTGGCCGACTACCTCGTCCCCGTCAACGCCGACGTCCCCGACGTCAATGCCATCTACCTGCGCGGCGACGACCGCACCGCCGACCCCATCGGCGTCAAGGGCCTGGGTGAGGTGGTGATCGTCGGTGTGGCACCCGCGATCGCCAACGCCGTCTTCCACGCCACCGGCCGCCGGATCCGCTCCCTTCCCATCACCATCGAAGCCCTCCTGTGA
- a CDS encoding AraC family transcriptional regulator: MADQLSEVLDLVEVYGAVSGGFAARGRWMARSPCYDAMKLIAMVSGHGRLLTDGLDEPVELSAGDVAILNNRTWLEYEGGPQGDGPRRQISPEENFTGLSEADPTTDDVVLGIAVGINAAGQELLLQTLPPVGVVRASASAPLRTILDQVFDEVAGRRTGSAFAIRQYGQLLFLAVLRAYLDQMEAPPGWLRVLTDERLRPAVALMHNEPAAPWGLEELARSAAMSRSTFARHFRASAGMPPLTYLSRYRMLLAQRALRQNGTRIGALAADLGYASEAAFSNAFKRETGESPLRYRHRVRNEPYGRRRPTPA; this comes from the coding sequence GTGGCAGACCAGTTGTCCGAGGTGCTTGACCTCGTGGAGGTCTACGGCGCGGTGTCCGGCGGATTCGCGGCCCGTGGCCGGTGGATGGCACGCTCGCCGTGCTACGACGCGATGAAGCTCATCGCCATGGTGTCCGGCCACGGCCGGCTGCTGACCGACGGCCTCGACGAGCCGGTCGAGCTCTCCGCTGGTGATGTCGCCATCCTCAACAACCGCACCTGGCTCGAATACGAGGGCGGCCCGCAGGGGGACGGTCCACGCCGCCAGATCAGCCCCGAGGAGAATTTCACCGGTCTCAGCGAGGCGGATCCCACCACCGACGATGTCGTGCTCGGGATCGCCGTGGGCATCAACGCGGCAGGTCAGGAGCTGTTGCTGCAGACGCTGCCGCCGGTGGGAGTCGTCAGGGCCTCAGCGTCGGCCCCGCTGCGCACCATCCTTGACCAGGTCTTCGACGAGGTCGCGGGCCGCCGCACCGGCTCCGCCTTCGCCATCCGGCAGTACGGTCAGCTCCTCTTCCTCGCGGTCCTGCGCGCCTACCTCGACCAGATGGAGGCTCCGCCGGGCTGGCTGCGGGTGCTGACCGACGAGCGGCTGCGCCCGGCCGTGGCCCTCATGCACAACGAGCCCGCCGCGCCGTGGGGCCTGGAGGAGCTGGCGCGCTCCGCCGCGATGTCCCGATCAACCTTCGCCCGCCACTTCCGCGCTTCGGCGGGCATGCCTCCGCTCACCTACCTCAGTCGCTACCGCATGCTCCTGGCGCAGCGCGCCCTGAGGCAGAACGGCACGCGCATCGGCGCCCTCGCCGCCGATCTGGGGTACGCCTCCGAGGCGGCCTTCAGCAACGCGTTCAAGCGCGAGACCGGCGAATCCCCGCTGCGCTACCGGCACCGGGTGCGCAACGAACCGTACGGACGCCGCCGGCCCACCCCGGCGTGA